In the genome of Girardinichthys multiradiatus isolate DD_20200921_A chromosome 7, DD_fGirMul_XY1, whole genome shotgun sequence, one region contains:
- the gjb8 gene encoding gap junction protein beta 8, which translates to MSWAALYAQLGGVNRHSTSLGKIWLSVLFIFRITILVLAAESVWGDEQSDFTCNTQQPGCKNVCYDHFFPVSHIRMWCLQLIFVSTPALLVAMHVAYRKRGDKRTMLASNGTENTDIETLKKRRLHITGPLWWTYTCSLVFRLIFEGGFMYALYFVYNGFQMPRLVKCEQWPCPNKVDCFISRPTEKTVFTIFMVASSAICMVLNLAELLYLITKALMRCSNWSNNRKRPYTESVTRDNKKNEMLLSSSTDSTSNKTMC; encoded by the coding sequence ATGAGTTGGGCGGCACTCTACGCCCAGCTGGGTGGTGTCAACAGACACTCCACCAGTCTCGGAAAGATCTGGCTCTCTGTCCTCTTCATCTTCCGCATCACTATCCTGGTCCTGGCCGCAGAAAGCGTTTGGGGAGACGAGCAGTCAGACTTTACGTGCAACACGCAGCAGCCTGGTTGCAAGAACGTCTGCTACGACCACTTCTTTCCTGTGTCACACATCCGCATGTGGTGCCTGCAGCTCATCTTTGTCTCCACACCAGCTCTGCTTGTAGCCATGCACGTCGCGTACAGAAAGCGCGGGGATAAGAGGACCATGCTGGCCTCCAACGGCACTGAAAACACTGACATAGAGACCCTGAAGAAAAGACGTCTGCACATTACAGGCCCTCTTTGGTGGACCTACACTTGCAGCCTGGTCTTTCGGCTTATCTTTGAGGGTGGTTTCATGTATGCGCTGTACTTCGTCTACAATGGCTTCCAGATGCCCCGGCTTGTGAAGTGTGAGCAATGGCCTTGCCCCAATAAGGTGGACTGCTTCATCTCCAGGCCAACGGAGAAAACTGTCTTTACCATCTTCATGGTTGCCTCTTCGGCCATCTGTATGGTGCTGAACCTGGCCGAGCTGTTGTACCTCATCACCAAGGCGCTCATGAGGTGCTCAAACTGGTCAAACAACCGGAAACGCCCCTACACTGAGAGCGTGACAAGGGACAACAAGAAGAACGAGATGCTGTTGTCGTCCTCCACGGATTCAACCAGCAACAAGACCATGTGCTGA
- the LOC124871077 gene encoding gap junction alpha-3 protein-like: protein MGDWSFLGRLLENAQEHSTVIGKVWLTVLFIFRILVLGAAAEEVWGDEQSDFTCNTQQPGCENVCYDEAFPISHIRFWVLQIIFVSTPTLIYLGHVLHIVRMEEKRKEKEEEMRKANRIQQEKELLYRNGGDAGGGGKKEKPPIRDEHGKIRIRGALLRTYVFNIIFKTLFEVGFILGQYFLYGFQLRPLYKCARWPCPNTVDCFISRPTEKTIFIIFMLVVACVSLLLNLLEIYHLGWKKLKQGMTNEFAPDSQLMQRANAKEPQCLASASRTAPSSLSYPSNYIDVTAGSGAFLPPIRPAAMASAAEFKLGDQREESLQQSSSPSQYYISNNNNHRLATQQNWANLATEQQTREMGSPSPSSSSSANNENEQQQMPAGAALLLPSNTNSNGNTTNNANMGSTSSSIPGTASNADSGGGGKNTQEDGHLTTTTVEMHEPPLMASTDPRRLSRASKSSNVRARPSDLAV, encoded by the coding sequence ATGGGCGACTGGAGTTTTCTGGGGCGGCTGCTGGAGAATGCTCAGGAGCACTCAACAGTCATTGGCAAAGTCTGGCTGACCGTCCTCTTCATCTTCAGGATCCTGGTGCTGGGCGCCGCAGCCGAGGAGGTCTGGGGCGACGAGCAGTCTGATTTCACCTGCAACACCCAACAGCCCGGCTGCGAGAACGTCTGCTACGACGAGGCCTTCCCCATCTCGCACATCCGCTTCTGGGTGCTGCAGATCATCTTCGTGTCCACGCCGACCCTCATCTACCTGGGCCACGTGCTGCACATCGTCCGCATGGAGGAGAAGCggaaggagaaggaggaggagatgcgCAAAGCGAACAGGATCCAGCAGGAGAAGGAACTCCTTTATAGAAATGGTGGTGATGCTGGAGGTGGGGGGAAGAAAGAGAAGCCACCAATCAGAGACGAGCATGGCAAAATCCGTATCAGAGGGGCACTGCTGCGCACTTATGTGTTCAACATTATTTTCAAGACCCTGTTTGAAGTGGGTTTCATTTTGGGTCAGTATTTCCTGTATGGCTTCCAGCTGAGGCCCCTGTACAAATGTGCACGTTGGCCGTGCCCCAACACTGTTGACTGCTTCATATCAAGGCCCACTGAAAAGaccatttttattatatttatgctTGTGGTGGCTTGCGTGTCTCTTTTGCTGAATTTGTTAGAGATCTATCACCTTGGATGGAAGAAACTCAAACAGGGCATGACAAATGAGTTTGCCCCTGATAGCCAGTTGATGCAGCGCGCTAATGCTAAAGAGCCTCAGTGTTTGGCCTCAGCCTCCAGAACTGCCCCATCCAGCCTCAGCTACCCTTCCAACTACATAGACGTTACGGCGGGCAGCGGGGCGTTTCTGCCGCCTATAAGACCAGCAGCCATGGCTTCAGCAGCGGAGTTTAAGTTGGGTGACCAGCGGGAGGAGTCCCTTCAGCAGTCTTCTTCCCCTTCTCAGTACTAtatcagcaacaacaacaaccacaggcTGGCCACACAGCAGAACTGGGCCAACCTGGCAACCGAGCAGCAGACTCGGGAGATGGGTTCCCCTTCACCATCCTCATCTTCTTCTGCCAACAATGAGAATGAACAGCAGCAGATGCCGGCTGGTGCTGCTCTGCTTCTTCCCAGCAACACCAACAGCAACGGCAACACCACCAACAATGCCAACATGGgcagcaccagcagcagcatccCGGGTACTGCCTCAAATGCAGATAGTGGAGGAGGAGGCAAAAACACGCAGGAGGATGGCCATCTCACCACCACAACGGTGGAGATGCACGAGCCCCCGCTTATGGCCAGCACAGACCCTCGACGGCTCAGCCGAGCGAGCAAAAGCAGCAACGTCAGGGCCAGGCCTAGCGACCTGGCTGTTTAA